A stretch of Acidimicrobiales bacterium DNA encodes these proteins:
- a CDS encoding oxidoreductase: protein MTTWTEDDIPDQSGRVALVTGANSGLGFETARALAQHGAHVVMACRNATKAADAEARINALDPSGSVEVLLTDMADLDSIAGSVAQFTAAHDRLDLLVNNAGIMATPKGVTAQGFEQQLGVNHLGHFALTMALLPSLFTAGPGSRVVSVSSNAHKFGSMNFGDLMSEKRYSPWGAYGQSKLANLLFTSELQRRLTAGGHPTIAAAAHPGGSRTELGKESAGGIVSTMFRVVRPLANATMSQSAAMGALPQLHAAVAPGVAGDDYYGPDGLGEMRGHPKKVGRTAKARSAPDAARLWDLSLELTGADDAVLT, encoded by the coding sequence ATGACCACGTGGACCGAAGACGACATTCCGGACCAGTCGGGCCGTGTCGCCCTGGTGACCGGCGCGAACAGCGGGCTCGGGTTCGAGACCGCCCGGGCGTTGGCCCAGCACGGCGCCCACGTCGTGATGGCATGTCGCAACGCCACGAAGGCCGCCGATGCCGAGGCACGGATCAACGCGCTCGATCCGAGCGGCTCGGTCGAGGTGCTCCTGACCGACATGGCCGACCTCGACTCGATCGCCGGCTCCGTGGCCCAGTTCACCGCCGCCCACGACCGTCTCGATCTCCTCGTCAACAACGCCGGCATCATGGCGACCCCGAAGGGTGTCACCGCACAGGGGTTCGAGCAGCAGTTGGGCGTCAACCACCTCGGCCACTTCGCGCTCACCATGGCGCTGCTCCCGTCGTTGTTCACGGCCGGGCCGGGGAGCCGGGTCGTCAGCGTGAGCAGCAACGCGCACAAGTTCGGCTCGATGAACTTCGGGGATCTCATGAGCGAGAAGCGCTACAGCCCCTGGGGTGCGTACGGGCAGAGCAAGCTCGCCAACCTGCTGTTCACCAGCGAGCTGCAGCGTCGGCTCACCGCGGGCGGTCACCCGACGATCGCCGCGGCCGCCCACCCGGGTGGGTCGCGCACCGAGCTCGGCAAGGAGAGCGCGGGCGGCATCGTGAGCACGATGTTCCGTGTGGTGCGGCCGCTGGCGAACGCGACGATGTCGCAGTCGGCGGCCATGGGCGCGCTGCCCCAGCTCCACGCGGCCGTCGCCCCCGGCGTCGCCGGTGACGACTACTACGGGCCGGACGGACTGGGCGAGATGCGGGGCCACCCGAAGAAGGTCGGTCGCACGGCCAAGGCGCGGTCGGCACCGGACGCGGCGCGGCTCTGGGACCTGTCGCTCGAGTTGACCGGGGCGGACGACGCTGTGCTCACCTGA